CAATTGGTTTGGAAGGATGTCTGCAAAATCGATCAGCTGCTGAAGTTAATCTCGTTAGGAGGCTTCTTTGCTATGATCCAGCTAGTAGAGTTTCAGCAGCGGATCTTCTTCATGACAGATACTTTACTGAAGATGCTCTGCTGCTCCTGTAGATGAGTTGAGGGTTCCTTCCATAAAGGATGGGCATGACGAGAGCTCTCCTGGAGAATGGGCTGATTACAGGGATTTGGGTTCAGATTCTGATATTGATGAGTTCGGCATGGATGTGACAACCACTGAAAAGGATTTCTCAATACGATTCTCATAATGTAGACAATCTCAATTAGTATTTTTGTGTATGTACATTGTGTTGACCAGGTAGGCAGGTGAAAATTTCATAAACCTGCCCCTGCATATGCATGGGGGAAGGCTGATGAGCTGTGTTAATAGTAATCGATGATGCTGAGAAGACAACTGCAATTTGCTCCGGTAATGTTTGTATCATTCGGATGGGAAAAGTTGTATAGAAACTTGGGATTGCAGAGAAAAGAACTTATGGGAGTTTACAAAAAGAAACGTTGCAAATAGTTGTTTCAGGCCTTTACGAGCAGGCGCGCCGCCACcccccaccccaaaaaaaaaaaaaaatttgttgggTTGTCATTTTTGTCATCAAGCTTTCGGATATCCTAAAGGGGGTTTTGCTATTTCACCGATGTGTTTTTGATGGGAGATCCAACTTATGATCAGAAAGATCATAGGTCAGCTATTTTTCCTCCATGACCACTGCATAAGTTCTAGACAACAGGTACATTGGAAATCTGAGTAAAAAATGGATATGTTCATAAAGGTTGAATGGATAATCACTCATCTACTTCCTCTTGTGCCTCAAATTCTTATGGACTTACTTGTATCAAAGGGGAAAGTGTAGTCAACAAGAAAATAAAGGACTCCATCTTGTTTGGTTTGAGTTATCAAAAAAGAGAGATGGGAAAATgacatttttataaaaataaactttttatgttttatgaaaaaaaattcatatggATAATGGATTTTTGGTTTTTCCATTcctaattatgattttttttttcaaaagtattCTTAAAGCATGAATAGAATGGGATATGATTtttttgtattaaaaatataatatgtattttacataattttttaaagaaattaAAAGTTTAATTAAACATAAAGAACTCTCTAGTATGATATTTTTCATGatcattaaatatataaaaattactttttcaGGCATTGAATTAGCTTTCTAGGAAAAATATTTTAACGGGAGAACTCTTCTCGTGAACCAAACGAGCTTTGCATGTTTGTGGTTGCTACAGGGAGGCAAACCTACCTTCTTTTGAGTGAGTACAGGATTTCTAGGCTGTGAGAGGTAACAGGTGGATGGAATTgttagagagagggagagagagaatggAGAATCAGGTTTGGTAGTTATTAACCATGTCTCATATTGGAACATTGAGCGGCTGAGATTTTTCAACAGCTCAGTCGAGAAAGATAGGTGACAGGTGGATGCAATTGGGAGAGACGGTCAGTCTCATATTTGAACATAGAGCGGCTGAGCTTTTTCAACGGCTCAGCCGAGAAAGGTGACAGGTAAATGTAattgagagtgagagagagagaggctaaagatttttttattttttatttttattttatttttacagTATAGTAGTTATCCACCATCTCTTACATTTGAATTTGAGGGGCTGAGATTTCTCACTTTCAGAGATAGACACCAACCTGCCAAAATACCAGCAGTTGGTGGACGGAAAATTTCAAGTTATTGAAGTAGAATGGAGAAAGAAGTTATTAAGTTAATGGGTCCGAGTCACAGAACGGTGGACTGTTTTTCCCAAGTTCGAGTCTTTAAAGGGCATATAGCCGTAGCAGTTTTCCGGCCTCTAGTTTGTCACGGCACGGCTCCCTAAAGTCATTTTAGAGTTGAAGATGACCTTACTCAGTGGATCATAGCCGACCATCATTGCCGTCGCCACGTAGTTGACTAAAGTTGACCTTGTCGCTTTGTCCCTTTGAAAAGCAAGTTTCGAGAGGTGAATACTACAGTGAATTGGATTGTTTCCTTTATTGCCGGATATTTAGGCAAGATGTTGTGAATGGATGCTCACAATGTCCCTCAATCATTTCCTGATGTATTGTTTTCTAATTTTTGTGGTTGTATTTATAGTAGACTTATATGATTAAcccatcttatcaaaaaaaaataaaaataaaaaaaatacaagcaAGCTTCTATCGTGCTAAAACAAAAGGTTCTAAATTAACTCTGCCAGCACCAAAGGACAATATACATACATAGTGCAAAGGCTATCCTAATCATATGAGGCAGTGCACGAGCTGGGTAAGAATTATGACTACATCAGGAAATGAGGTTTTCCAACCGAAGACAACTCTGAGACTCTGCAACAATCAAACACATTAGGCATAGGCATAAGATGAACTATAGCACAGCTAAAATGTTGAACTGAAGCATGCTAAAACCCATGGCAGAAAACTATTAAAATCCACCTTACAGATGCAAACAGACCTCAAAATGTTGAAGCGTGCGTGTGTGCAGGAGAGGGTGGGAGAGAGTGCGAATGGTGCTGATGGCATTTGTCTTTGAAGCACAATTCACTGCTCGGGTTTCACCTCAAATTTCCTCCCCTTATTGTGAGGAAATATCTGATAAAAAGAACAGATCATTCAGATCGATAAGTTTATCCTACTTGGATCCAACACTTACAACAGACAATCTAACTTAGAGGGCTACTAACATATTGCATAGAATATACATGTACCCATGAAAAAGTCATGATCACATTTGAAATGCTTTGAGCCAGTATATTAGATACAGCAGGAGAAGACAGACGGATCCATGTCCATGATCCCTACTTGACCCAATTTATGATCACAAGAGTTGATTGTTTCCTCTTTGAGATTGACTACTGACACCcagttttattatttttttgcacaTGAACCAAGAGATAAAGGTCAGCCACAACGTTGACAGCTGAAAACTTTGAGGTCAAAGAACATGATAAATTATTGCTCTCCTGACCGCGTTCTTCTCTGCACCTACAGCACCAAGCCTGAAGCATGCATACCAGAATCAGCAAATAGTCCTATCGATCAACTTACCCAATTTACATCAATCTATAGCTCAAAACCTACCTTACAACTTGGAGGGTCAAAGTTTGCAGAAACAGAAATCTTACCTCAACTTCAGAATATCTTTTGAGGGGTTCCAGTGAATAGAAGAATGCTTGACATCAGGATCTGCCCCAAAAAAGAAATCAGCTTCTCATTAACCCATTTAGAGCAGTAAATCTCCTCACTTTATGGATTTTCTGTCCATCAGGATGAAATATACGCTGTGGTTTCTCAGTGGGGGTAGTATGTCTCGTGTGCATATTATCACTCTCTATGATATATTCATTGGCCTCATCAAATATGGTAAAGTCGGCAGGATTTCTGTTAATGATGCATATTTCCTTTTCACAATAGTTACTCAGGGGCTGAACTGCTGCTCTTTTGCTGCTCATCTCTGCACCAATTTTGTCATTCCTTGCAGAAGAACATCCAGGATGCACATTAGAATTTACAACAGAAAAAGGGCATTTAGAATTCTTGTTTCTGGAAATAGGGCTTAGGGCATTCGGAACTCTAGCCCGATTTTTGGAGCACGAAAGTTCAGAAGTTTCCTTTCTACTAGCTTCAAGAGATTTCATTTTGTTAGAATATCTGATTCTGAAACCAGATTGAGTTCTCGAATCGTCCAAAGGGCTTGTGATTTCCTTCTGCAGCAAAGACCCCAAAACACCAACTCTTGGAAGTGGACGGTATGGTTTGCAAGAAATTTCTTGATGCTGAACTTGATGAGGGTGTTGAACTGTCAATGAAGGCTTTGCAGCCTGACTACTTTTACCGCTGGGTTGTAAGTCAATCAATTTACATTGATCAGTACAACAAAGATAAAACTCCTGATGAGATCCTTTATGGTTTGCATGTGGCAGATCTTGAAGAAACGCACTTGACCATTTCGCTGAATTCATTAGCCCAAGCAAGTACAATGCTGGTATGTTTTCATCTGTATATAGATCGTGCGGCCTCACCATTTCTAAATCACATGCATTTCCTGCCTCTACAAAAGATGTCACTGCTGAATCACTCTCTTTCCTATTTTGGAGGTGAATTTTAGCTTGGTCCACTTTTTTCGAATAATCAATATCGAGTGAAACTGTCTTTGGGTTTTTTTGAAGTAAAGTATTATGGCCAAACATATTCATATGATTCAAACCAGCATGGACCTTTTGAGTATTGCTTCCTAAGGTGGTTCTGTCTAATAGCACGGGCGATTTGCCCTGGGCATTTTTATGACATGATTCTAACATCTGCAACCCCACTTTCCTCTGGCTGTGATATTGTGAATGGCAATTTTTCTTTGTATCCATCATACAAAGTCTAGCATGACCTCTACATTTCAAAGGCATTAGGGACCCTGCAGTGGCACTGATAAGctcttcttgatttagatttcTGTGATCATTTTGTCTACCATGGCTCGTAGCATAGTCATCTTCCATGATTTCATCAGCATTCTTGTCATTTCTCAGAGCAGTCCAAACACTATTTCCTGCATTATTCCTCAGAGAATTTTGCTGGAAAAGGTTCTTATGTACTGCATCCAGTACCTTGTCCCCATAGCCTTCAGTGACATTCAAAACATGATTATCCCCCATGACTTCAGTCCTATCCAATAGGTTATGTGTACTCACCGTTGAAGCCTTAGCATTCATCAGCCGTCTTTCATGTTGATTTTTGGCCAAGAGTTCAACAATGTCCATTGGGATGTCATCTAAAGCTCCCCGCTCGCATGTCTGTGTAGTTTCCTGCTCTTCTGTAACATTTTTTTGCCCCTGAAATCCAAATAACATTCTTAATCTCACTTTTGTCTGATGAGATCTAGATCCAATGCATCATCAACTACTGCCAAGAATAGATACAATGCCGTAGATATTATACAAATTTTGCATAATCATGGGAAAGACACAACAGGCTTTATAGATTGAAGAAGTATAAAGAATACGAGCATCATCGTGCATGTATGTTAGTGATTTTAAACCATGTACAACTTTGAGTTTCATGACATTTATGGTAATCATCAGTCACAAACAAACCAAGCTTAGAAAAAGCTacctcaaaattcaaaaaaatatatatttctctTTACTTGGTTGCATTTGACCAGTTGGTGTAGTACTTATCATTAATCTGACAAATTTGGTTCTCATTTAAGCCACAGAAGTAGCATTATGCTACATCACAGAAAAAGAACTtaaatacatacatctaatgttgtgaatatgaataaataaatatagGAATTTTCATGACTCCAGCCGGTGCTTTTTAGTTTACTTCTCTCAGAACCTTCACCAGAAGGCTCATTGTAAAGATCCTTCCCTTTTACAGATCCACCTGAAAGTACTTTCATATGATCCCTTTTCCCTTGACCAAGGAATATACCTATTCCTTTAGCCACAGTGTCTTGTGCCCTTTATTCAAccaattatcttctttttttttttttcattaacacTTGTAACCTGAAACTTAATTAACCATAAATTTCCACCACCGTAGGCAAGCTGCCTCATTGTTCTCTTATTGATCTTCTTTGAGGAATAGATCTAGTATTACATTTAGTAATTTAAAACCCTAATCAAGTTCTCCATCATCGTTTTGGGAAGACATTAAACCAACACAAGTAGAATAGACAAGAAACCAAATGACAAACACAAGATACACATGCACATAAGCACAGACGCACAGTAATGTGAAGTTAGTTGCTAATTAGTATCCTTTTTCACTCTTTTAACCAAAAGCTGATTCTTCTGAGTCTTTGACCTAGTACATTTTAACACCTAATCAAACTAGAATGTATCTCCTTCAACAAACTCCATAATATGATGAGGAGGAAAAATAAGAAGAGATAACATAAGAACATCAGTCCAACACTAAACATCATAAAGGAACTTAAACTCTAAGAGTATTAGCAACATAGAAAAGGAATCCTTACCTTTAACAAGTATATCTGGGAAGATTCTTCATTTTCAGTTTGatgttccttctttttcttctttctcaagGTGACCTTTTCATTGGTGCTGTGATAAGTTTTTGGACCATGAAGCAAGTTCCTCCCAGGTTTTGTTGTTATTTTTGACTTGGAATGAATTGCTTTGGCATTCATTCGTTTGGTTGCTTTACCATCGATAATCACAATGCCCTTGTTAGTCTTATCTTCTTGTTGGGGCAAGAGGTAGCCCTGATGCATTGCATTAAGCGTTATACGTGCAATAGCATTTTGCTTGTGTTCTTTGGCCCCAGAGGCTTTGAGGCTATGCATTACATTATTTTCAGCTGATGCATGTGCTGCAGCATCAGTGTGCTTGATTTCTCTATATCTGTTGTTTGTCTTTACTTTCTCACGCGCATTTTCTAGCCAGTGCATTAGAGACGATCCATCATCTACATTTTCAAGATCTATATATTTCCTCTTCCAAGACTTCACTTTGGTTTCTGGGAAAGTATGATGAATTTCAGTACCAAAATGTCGATCTTTCATTCTCGATAAATGTGGCCTTCTATCAATTCTGTCCTCGATTTGATTGGCCTCTTCATTACCATCAGAGATATGAAACTTACCAGATGAGCGCAACTCCTCACTTCTCATGATGTCATCTAATAGACGCACCTTCCTAGCCTTTTTCTGTTGCAGGTTTCCATCAGATGCGACCACTGGCTTGGCCACATTATTGTCAGATGTTTCATTGTCACTTTCATCTAACCCCTTGGAGTCCAGTTCAGAGACATGAGCTGCAACAACAATTTGATAATCAACTTCTGGAATACCAATATTGTTTCCCAGTGGCACCTCAGTTTCTCTGGCTGCTTTCTTACATTGTTCTTTTGTCTTGACCATTTCCCTAACCAATTGTTCATCTTTCTCCCCAAATGATATaccatcaataaatgaaggaccaGCAACCATCCTGACATCAGTACTTTCACTGACTACTTCAGTCTCCTTTGATTTAGCATTTACCATGTCCTCACAATACGAAGCCTCAAAAGTGTTTGCTGTTGATATCACATTttgttcttctcttccttccatgTGGCATGCTTCACCTTGTGTTACGATGTATGTAGGCTTGTCACTTGATAGATTCTGGATCAGTTCACACCTACCTTGGCTAGCTTTGGCTGCTTGCAAACCTGTGAAAACCAATAGATAAGTCATGAAAATGAAAGCATTAAGTTGAATGGGGGGATGTAAATTCAAGGGGAGTGAACAACCTTCTGTATCTGCACCTGTAATTACATAGTTGTTCATATTCTTGCCACAATTTGCTGATGGGTGACATTCACCTTTAGTCACATTAACAGAACTACCTGCTTCAATTAGTCTATCATCTACAATTTTCTCTTCACATAGTTGATGAAAGCCAGGAAGCAACTCTTTGTCATTAGCATGAAAGGATATGAAGGTGTTTCTAAGAAAATAAGTGCCATTTTTTGCTTCAATATCCTGAATATTAGAAGGAGCTTCAGTTGCTCTTGTTGTGGCACAATTATTAGCTTTACGCCAACAGTTTTGGCAATCCCAACATTTAAATTTAGTCACAGGTAGAGGAGGTAGGAGGCTGATATGTTTATCTGATGCTTGGTCATGAAACATAGAGAATGGCCAACATGTCTTTGGGTCTGTCTTACGAATCTCAGCAACATATCCACTGTAATCAAGACAGAATATGttagaaaaattatgaaacatattTGATTGCTTCGCTGCTACTTTGCAATTGAATGATTAAACAGATAAGGGCTCTCAAAGTACCCTGACAAGCTAACCTTCAGACTTCAAACTATAAAAGTTGTATGCAATCAACAGAATTCTCTGATACACTTCTTCAAGATATTTTCCTTGAAAATAGATAAAGACTTCATAGAAACAAGGACATGGAATGCTGACCAATGACTGATCAGATATAGACAGACTCATTCGCATGAATGCACACACATATAATATGTATTTTTGTAAATATAAACCAATTAACAATAAAATGCTCTCTTCTCTGCGAGGTGCATAGCAGTCAAAGGAAGGGCATTTTATCTGTATTACATGTATTTTAACCAAAGCCATGTGTGCCTATGTATGTGTGTAATTAAATACACTGCAATaatatacattcatacatacacacCTATAAATTTTATGGCTGATTTGTTCACTCATGCATGGCAAGCACACCACACACACTCATGCATCCATCCACCACTACCAGCGAAACCCTCTCACTCTCCCTCCCCGCCCCCCTGCACAAACATTTATTGACATAAACACATATTTGTGTACATATGAATGTGCAGCTATGTGTCTacatgtctgtgtgtgtgtgtgtgtgtgtgtgtgtgtgtgtgatataGCTTGCAAACATTATAAAGGGACACCCACAAGAACATGCACGCATAGATATAGAAAAGTGAACATGCATATACACTATCACGTGTATAGATAaagatacatgtatatgtatatatgtatatgtatatgtatgtatgtatatgcacatgtatatgtatatatgcatatgtatctatgtatatgtacatgcatgtatgtatacgtatgtatatgtatatacacatacatacatacaaagtaTGGCTCATAGACACAAAAAGCGCACATAAGTGCATGCACGCATACCCGCACAGATATGTACCGATAAAGATAAGGATGAATATGTAcagataaaatatataatatgtgaAGATAAAGATGGGGATAGATATGAATAGATAAAGATACATAATGTGTATAGATAAAGATAgggatagatatgtatatataaaaatgCATATCGCGTATAGATATAACTAGATACGTGAAGTGGCACAAGAGGGCATGCATGCACACCCGCAAAGGTATGTATAGATAAAGACGGGGATGGACAAATCACAGCCGCTGCACCTAATAACAAAAAATTCAGATCGTGTTAGTGAAGAAATTTATCACTGACCTAGATTCATTCAATCCTATATTGATGCTGAAATAAAAATTGTTACATTCAGAAAAGTTGATACAGGCTAACACAGTAATTAATGGGTGAATATTGACCGATTTACCGAATGGAAAAATGGTCACAAGTTTCTGTCCCTTGAACACCATCAGTCTTAGCATGCTCAATGAGTCTCGGTTCTATTAGTGAAGGGCTAGGCTGGGATATAAGAATATGCTCCCTTCTATAATTGCTCTCCTCTACAAGAATTACTTCCATCCCGCAAAACCAGCATAATACTACCACTAGTAAGCATGCCCTATAACGGAAAAGAAAAGGTCATTATCAATATCATAACTAGCTAAACAGCAAGCCACTCATGATATCATATTCCCAAGAGAAAAAGTACAGCAAAAGGTCACTTCTAATTGCACGCATCAAGGTCGAAAATACAAGAAATTCTGTGCTTGCTCATGGAAGAACAAAGATGTAAGATACATAAAGGTCCATTCTTTAGTTTATTGGCAGTGGAAAACAAAAGATCTAGCTACTTACAACCATTAGATGTATATAAAACATATGACAAGTCCACACACCACGGTCAAAAAATAGAACAATATAAGAAACTGCAAGAAGAACTTTCAGCTTGTAACTTGCGACCAAGCCATGAACTCAAACAACTACACATTGATGACAAACAAATAAAGAAGGAATTATAGAAGCTTTTGCCAGCAAATTATCGCATTGACAACATGAAATATAATTAAGGAAAGACGAAACTTTTAATAACTTTTGTTCTAAACCCAGCACTTTGTGTTCGAAGTACATAAAATCCCACGTCAGTCTACGGTTTATGTGGAGATGACTACACATCCTAACATCATATTAGAACCAGACTATTATGCAAGTTCCTCATAGCGTAACTGGTCATCATACCTGCTAACACCCACCACTCAAAGCTCTTGTAATTCATGAAATCACGCATGCGAAGCCAAAACCCAAAATCCATGGCACGTATGCTTATCAGTATTCTTCCTCTATGAAATCCAGAAAACGAGAGGGGAGATGCACAGCCTCCCAACTTTAACCGATCAAACGCACTTGCTCTTAAAACATCAATGTATAAAATAGAGTTTCACCCCATAAAATCATGCATCCAAAACAAACAAATAAAGCTTCTTTGGACTACCCAGCTCTCCAATTCTAAACCGGAACTCAAAACAATCAACAACAATTACAAAGGCCGACTCCAGAGAGAACCCGATGGGGAAACCGAGGTGAAATGGGGGAACCACATCAAAACACGAACTTGACAAGAAAAACGATAGAAAAAATACCTAACAGAATCAAACAGTACCAAAGTAGCTCCGAGGAAAGATTTTAGAGAAAACTAAGAACAAATACCTCCAATCGAGCTATGTATAGGATAAAGAGGAGTCACTTTTCTTTCGGGCAGCTCATCGCCATTTACTCCACGGCGAAACGAGACGAAACCGTGGGGATGGAGATTCCTCACTGATGGAGGCAGCGAGAGGAGCTCCGCGAGGCATCCAGCGGCGGATATGCGATAATTGGAGCGAGAAAGCGGAGAGAGAGTATGGTTCAATCTAGGGTTTAGAAAAGGTGGAAAGAAAGGGTGAGGTAACTGGAAATGGCATTTATAGGATAATATATGTGGACATGGAAATTTTGGCTTTGGAAAGCCTCGCATGCGATGACATGTTACCCTCTGAATGGAGATTGGAGAGTAGGCCGAATCGGATGCCTCCCCTCAATCTCCCATGTTTTCAGTCACTGCCCCCTCCACTAACTCTCTCAAGTCAATTCACCTACTGCCCTTAAAAAAAGTTAAAACAAAACCCTTAATCCTAAACCTCGCTCATGGCTAACATAAAATAATCAAGTTTGGTTGGATGTGTCTCCATCCTATTGTTGATAAAGGGAGCAAAAGACAATAGTAGCAAAAGATAATAAACTGTTGGAGGTATTTATttgtgaaataaaaaaaaattttaaaatctataattttatttttttggttgaaAAAAATCTACGGCGTTCACCATTGAAGTACCAATAAGATTTTATACGTGTATAAGTTGATGAATTGGTTGTTGTAAATGCTTCCAAACCATAGCATGTGTcaaatatgaatccatatttgaaTGTACTCAATCTTTGAAATCATTCCATCCGATATCCCCTTAACAAAATGAAAGTTGATCCACAATGCATATAAAAGAAATAATCTTAGGAggtaaatttgataaaaaattatggaCCGAGGTAGAATTTCAATATAGATCATCCAGACATGAGGCTTCTCACTTGTCCCAATatatagaaaagaaagaaatagtcATAATAGATAAACATGTTTAAAAGCACAAAATGAGAGGAAAAAATGTTTTTCATTGTAAATGTATGTGTTAACTTATTGTTGGTATTATTATAATTTGTATCATGTCTATAGCACGAATCACTTCCAATTACAATATATTGGCATCTAAGCGCCTAGTAGAAATCCGATTTTCTA
The sequence above is a segment of the Elaeis guineensis isolate ETL-2024a chromosome 7, EG11, whole genome shotgun sequence genome. Coding sequences within it:
- the LOC105048304 gene encoding uncharacterized protein isoform X2 — encoded protein: MEVILVEESNYRREHILISQPSPSLIEPRLIEHAKTDGVQGTETCDHFSIRCSGCDLSIPVFIYTYLCGGYVAEIRKTDPKTCWPFSMFHDQASDKHISLLPPLPVTKFKCWDCQNCWRKANNCATTRATEAPSNIQDIEAKNGTYFLRNTFISFHANDKELLPGFHQLCEEKIVDDRLIEAGSSVNVTKGECHPSANCGKNMNNYVITGLQAAKASQGRCELIQNLSSDKPTYIVTQGEACHMEGREEQNVISTANTFEASYCEDMVNAKSKETEVVSESTDVRMVAGPSFIDGISFGEKDEQLVREMVKTKEQCKKAARETEVPLGNNIGIPEVDYQIVVAAHVSELDSKGLDESDNETSDNNVAKPVVASDGNLQQKKARKVRLLDDIMRSEELRSSGKFHISDGNEEANQIEDRIDRRPHLSRMKDRHFGTEIHHTFPETKVKSWKRKYIDLENVDDGSSLMHWLENAREKVKTNNRYREIKHTDAAAHASAENNVMHSLKASGAKEHKQNAIARITLNAMHQGYLLPQQEDKTNKGIVIIDGKATKRMNAKAIHSKSKITTKPGRNLLHGPKTYHSTNEKVTLRKKKKKEHQTENEESSQIYLLKGQKNVTEEQETTQTCERGALDDIPMDIVELLAKNQHERRLMNAKASTVSTHNLLDRTEVMGDNHVLNVTEGYGDKVLDAVHKNLFQQNSLRNNAGNSVWTALRNDKNADEIMEDDYATSHGRQNDHRNLNQEELISATAGSLMPLKCRGHARLCMMDTKKNCHSQYHSQRKVGLQMLESCHKNAQGKSPVLLDRTTLGSNTQKVHAGLNHMNMFGHNTLLQKNPKTVSLDIDYSKKVDQAKIHLQNRKESDSAVTSFVEAGNACDLEMVRPHDLYTDENIPALYLLGLMNSAKWSSAFLQDLPHANHKGSHQEFYLCCTDQCKLIDLQPSGKSSQAAKPSLTVQHPHQVQHQEISCKPYRPLPRVGVLGSLLQKEITSPLDDSRTQSGFRIRYSNKMKSLEASRKETSELSCSKNRARVPNALSPISRNKNSKCPFSVVNSNVHPGCSSARNDKIGAEMSSKRAAVQPLSNYCEKEICIINRNPADFTIFDEANEYIIESDNMHTRHTTPTEKPQRIFHPDGQKIHKVRRFTALNGLMRS
- the LOC105048304 gene encoding uncharacterized protein isoform X5 yields the protein MFHDQASDKHISLLPPLPVTKFKCWDCQNCWRKANNCATTRATEAPSNIQDIEAKNGTYFLRNTFISFHANDKELLPGFHQLCEEKIVDDRLIEAGSSVNVTKGECHPSANCGKNMNNYVITGADTEGLQAAKASQGRCELIQNLSSDKPTYIVTQGEACHMEGREEQNVISTANTFEASYCEDMVNAKSKETEVVSESTDVRMVAGPSFIDGISFGEKDEQLVREMVKTKEQCKKAARETEVPLGNNIGIPEVDYQIVVAAHVSELDSKGLDESDNETSDNNVAKPVVASDGNLQQKKARKVRLLDDIMRSEELRSSGKFHISDGNEEANQIEDRIDRRPHLSRMKDRHFGTEIHHTFPETKVKSWKRKYIDLENVDDGSSLMHWLENAREKVKTNNRYREIKHTDAAAHASAENNVMHSLKASGAKEHKQNAIARITLNAMHQGYLLPQQEDKTNKGIVIIDGKATKRMNAKAIHSKSKITTKPGRNLLHGPKTYHSTNEKVTLRKKKKKEHQTENEESSQIYLLKGQKNVTEEQETTQTCERGALDDIPMDIVELLAKNQHERRLMNAKASTVSTHNLLDRTEVMGDNHVLNVTEGYGDKVLDAVHKNLFQQNSLRNNAGNSVWTALRNDKNADEIMEDDYATSHGRQNDHRNLNQEELISATAGSLMPLKCRGHARLCMMDTKKNCHSQYHSQRKVGLQMLESCHKNAQGKSPVLLDRTTLGSNTQKVHAGLNHMNMFGHNTLLQKNPKTVSLDIDYSKKVDQAKIHLQNRKESDSAVTSFVEAGNACDLEMVRPHDLYTDENIPALYLLGLMNSAKWSSAFLQDLPHANHKGSHQEFYLCCTDQCKLIDLQPSGKSSQAAKPSLTVQHPHQVQHQEISCKPYRPLPRVGVLGSLLQKEITSPLDDSRTQSGFRIRYSNKMKSLEASRKETSELSCSKNRARVPNALSPISRNKNSKCPFSVVNSNVHPGCSSARNDKIGAEMSSKRAAVQPLSNYCEKEICIINRNPADFTIFDEANEYIIESDNMHTRHTTPTEKPQRIFHPDGQKIHKVRRFTALNGLMRS
- the LOC105048304 gene encoding uncharacterized protein isoform X1, whose protein sequence is MEVILVEESNYRREHILISQPSPSLIEPRLIEHAKTDGVQGTETCDHFSIRCSGCDLSIPVFIYTYLCGGYVAEIRKTDPKTCWPFSMFHDQASDKHISLLPPLPVTKFKCWDCQNCWRKANNCATTRATEAPSNIQDIEAKNGTYFLRNTFISFHANDKELLPGFHQLCEEKIVDDRLIEAGSSVNVTKGECHPSANCGKNMNNYVITGADTEGLQAAKASQGRCELIQNLSSDKPTYIVTQGEACHMEGREEQNVISTANTFEASYCEDMVNAKSKETEVVSESTDVRMVAGPSFIDGISFGEKDEQLVREMVKTKEQCKKAARETEVPLGNNIGIPEVDYQIVVAAHVSELDSKGLDESDNETSDNNVAKPVVASDGNLQQKKARKVRLLDDIMRSEELRSSGKFHISDGNEEANQIEDRIDRRPHLSRMKDRHFGTEIHHTFPETKVKSWKRKYIDLENVDDGSSLMHWLENAREKVKTNNRYREIKHTDAAAHASAENNVMHSLKASGAKEHKQNAIARITLNAMHQGYLLPQQEDKTNKGIVIIDGKATKRMNAKAIHSKSKITTKPGRNLLHGPKTYHSTNEKVTLRKKKKKEHQTENEESSQIYLLKGQKNVTEEQETTQTCERGALDDIPMDIVELLAKNQHERRLMNAKASTVSTHNLLDRTEVMGDNHVLNVTEGYGDKVLDAVHKNLFQQNSLRNNAGNSVWTALRNDKNADEIMEDDYATSHGRQNDHRNLNQEELISATAGSLMPLKCRGHARLCMMDTKKNCHSQYHSQRKVGLQMLESCHKNAQGKSPVLLDRTTLGSNTQKVHAGLNHMNMFGHNTLLQKNPKTVSLDIDYSKKVDQAKIHLQNRKESDSAVTSFVEAGNACDLEMVRPHDLYTDENIPALYLLGLMNSAKWSSAFLQDLPHANHKGSHQEFYLCCTDQCKLIDLQPSGKSSQAAKPSLTVQHPHQVQHQEISCKPYRPLPRVGVLGSLLQKEITSPLDDSRTQSGFRIRYSNKMKSLEASRKETSELSCSKNRARVPNALSPISRNKNSKCPFSVVNSNVHPGCSSARNDKIGAEMSSKRAAVQPLSNYCEKEICIINRNPADFTIFDEANEYIIESDNMHTRHTTPTEKPQRIFHPDGQKIHKVRRFTALNGLMRS